The genomic interval ATAATAAAAAATTAATTCAGCGATACTCTCTTAAAGGCGGTAGCTGTAAGTTCTTTGTCGATACCGGCAAGGAATTGCTTTATAGTAACCTTTGGATCTGAAATAAATTCCTGATTAAGAAGTGTAGTTTCTTTGAAGAATTTATTCAAACGTCCCTGAGCAATTTTCTCAGCCATTTCAGCAGGTTTTCCTTCCTGAATAGCTAAATCTTTACCTACTTCCAATTCACGTGCAATTACATCTGCAGGTACTGATTTCTCATCTACAGAAATCGGATTCATTGCAGTTACTTGCATAGCTACTTGTTTAGCGTTATCGTCACCTGCATTTTTGTTGAATGCAACGATGGTTGCCAAACGGTTTCCGGCGTGGATGTATGTTCCGATGAATTCTCCTTCGAGCATTTCATAAGATCCAATTTCAATTTTCTCTCCGATTACTCCGGTACGCTCAACGAGTTTTTCTGCAACGCTGATGCCTTTGTAATCCATTTTCAGGAAATCTTCGAGCGATTTGATTTTGTTATCCAAAGCCATTTGAAGGAAATCTTTGGTTAAACCAACGAATTCTTCATTCTTAGCAACGAAATCTGTTTCGCAGTTCAAGGAGAGCACAACTCCGAATTTTTTATCGGCAGTGGTTCCGGCAAGTACACAACCCTCACCTGCAGCACGATCTGCACGGTTAGCTGCTACTTTTTGTCCTTTTTTACGAAGAATATCTACTGCAGCTTCAAAATCGCCATTGGCTTCAGTTAATGCTTTTTTGCAGTCCATCATTCCTGCTCCGGTTTGCTGACGAAGTTTATTTACATCAGCAGCGGTGATTGCAACAGTTGACATATTATTCTTTTTTTAAAAATTAATCTTTCTTACGAGCTACCGGTTTTTTTGCGGCAGGCTTTTTCTTTCCTTCTTCGCCTACTTCTTCGTCGATATTAGCAATGCGCTTGTTGTCCATTACTTCTTCGCCATCGTCTTCAGCATTTTTATCTGCTTTACGCTCGCTCAATCCTTCAGAGATTGCAGCAACCATAATGTCGATGATTTTTCCGATGGATTTAGAAGCATCGTCGTTCGAAGGAATTGCGAAGTCAACACTGTTTGGATCTGAGTTGGTATCTACCATTGCAAATACCGGAATGTTCAAACGTTTTGCTTCTGCAACTGCGATGTGTTCTTTTAAAACGTCAACCACAAACAATGCAGCCGGAAGGCGTGTCATGTCGGCAATTGAACCAAGGTTTTTATCAAGTTTCGCACGTTGACGTGAAATTTGAAGACGCTCGCGTTTTGAAAGTGTGTTCAATGTTCCGTCTACACCCATCTTGTCGATGTTCGCCATTTTACGAACTGATTTACGGATGGTAGCGAAGTTGGTAAGCATACCACCGGGCCAGCGCTCAATTACGAATGGCATGTTCACGTTTTTCACGCGGTCTGCAACTACGTCTTTCGCTTGCTTTTTAGTAGCTACGAATAATACTTTTTTACCTGACTTAGCGATTTGCTTAATGGCAGCAGATGCTTCATCCAGTTTAAGAATCGTTTTGTTAAGGTCGATGATGTGGATGCCTTTCTTCTCGTCGAAGATATAAGGCTTCATGTTTGGATTCCACTTTCTTTTCAGGTGACCGAAGTGCACCCCTGCGTCGAGCAGTTCGTTGAAGGTAACTTTTGACATTTTGTTTTTTGGTTTACGTTCCGTTGGACTTAATCATTATTTAAGCAACCTGCCGGTAGTCACGAGCCAATGGCTGATGAGTCCGGCAGGTTTGGATGCTAAACAGAATATTCGTTTTCGTAAGCGGATTAACGCTTGGAGAACTGGAAGCGTTTGCGCGCTTTCTTCTGACCTGGTTTCTTACGCTCAACCATACGAGGATCACGAGTCATGAGTCCTGCTGCTTTAAGAGCGGGTTTGAAATTGGCATCAACCTTAACAAGTGCGCGGGCGATTCCCAGACGTACAGCCTCAGCTTGTCCGTTAATTCCACCACCGTCAACATTTACGTTCACGTCGAACTGACCTTCAGTTCCGGTGAGCATAAAGCTTTGGTTGATTTTATACTGAAGCGTTCCCACTGGGAAATACTCTTTGTAATCTACGTTGTTCACGGTTACGGTTCCTTTACCTTTATTGAGGTAAATACGAGCTACTGCTGCTTTACGGCGTCCGAGTGCGTTGGTAACTTCCATCTTGATCAGAAAATATCGTTAAGGTTAACTGCTTTTGGATTTTGAGCCTGGTACTTATGCTCTGAACCTCCCACTACGTGAAGATTACGGAACACGGCACGACCCAAACGTGTTTTAGGGAGCATCCCTTTGATTGCGGTTTCAACCACGCGACCAGGGTGCTTTGCCAATACTTCAGTAGGAGAAGCAAAACGCTGCCCGCCAGGATATCCGGTGTAACGAACATACTGTTTCTCAGTAAGCTTGTTACCGGTTAATTTCACCTTGTCTGCGTTGATAATCACCACATGATCACCGCAATCGATATGCGGGGAAAAGCTTGGTTTATGCTTTCCACGAAGCAATTTTGCTACCTGGCTGGTTAAACGACCGAGCGGCATATCTGCGGCATCCACGAGGATCCATTCTTTCTTAACCGTTTCATT from Flavobacteriales bacterium carries:
- the rpsB gene encoding 30S ribosomal protein S2; protein product: MSKVTFNELLDAGVHFGHLKRKWNPNMKPYIFDEKKGIHIIDLNKTILKLDEASAAIKQIAKSGKKVLFVATKKQAKDVVADRVKNVNMPFVIERWPGGMLTNFATIRKSVRKMANIDKMGVDGTLNTLSKRERLQISRQRAKLDKNLGSIADMTRLPAALFVVDVLKEHIAVAEAKRLNIPVFAMVDTNSDPNSVDFAIPSNDDASKSIGKIIDIMVAAISEGLSERKADKNAEDDGEEVMDNKRIANIDEEVGEEGKKKPAAKKPVARKKD
- the tsf gene encoding translation elongation factor Ts, which translates into the protein MSTVAITAADVNKLRQQTGAGMMDCKKALTEANGDFEAAVDILRKKGQKVAANRADRAAGEGCVLAGTTADKKFGVVLSLNCETDFVAKNEEFVGLTKDFLQMALDNKIKSLEDFLKMDYKGISVAEKLVERTGVIGEKIEIGSYEMLEGEFIGTYIHAGNRLATIVAFNKNAGDDNAKQVAMQVTAMNPISVDEKSVPADVIARELEVGKDLAIQEGKPAEMAEKIAQGRLNKFFKETTLLNQEFISDPKVTIKQFLAGIDKELTATAFKRVSLN
- the rplM gene encoding 50S ribosomal protein L13; protein product: MDSISYKTVHAKNETVKKEWILVDAADMPLGRLTSQVAKLLRGKHKPSFSPHIDCGDHVVIINADKVKLTGNKLTEKQYVRYTGYPGGQRFASPTEVLAKHPGRVVETAIKGMLPKTRLGRAVFRNLHVVGGSEHKYQAQNPKAVNLNDIF
- the rpsI gene encoding 30S ribosomal protein S9, which encodes MEVTNALGRRKAAVARIYLNKGKGTVTVNNVDYKEYFPVGTLQYKINQSFMLTGTEGQFDVNVNVDGGGINGQAEAVRLGIARALVKVDANFKPALKAAGLMTRDPRMVERKKPGQKKARKRFQFSKR